In Phalacrocorax carbo chromosome 1, bPhaCar2.1, whole genome shotgun sequence, the genomic stretch GCCACTGGAAGGCCCAGAGTACTGTTCCCCATGGCAAAGGAATCCTCTTTATGAGAGGGAAGGCAAAGTAATCCTGACTGACAGTAGGGTAAATGCTGCTGTCcttgtgagggtggtgaagcctTCTGGTAGCGTGCAGCCTTTGTGAGTAGCTGTTCAGCAGCAGAGGGTGGCTGTGCCTCTGTTGGCTTCTAATCAATCCGAACTTCAACTTAGATCACTAATGGTGGGGCAGTGTGGGGTTGGTTCTTGTGGGTTTGCTGCTGGGGTTTTTGCTGGCCGTTGAACTGTCTCTCAATATCCAGTGGAAATCCATGTTATGTGAAGCtgtctttcctctctcttctaGGTGATGTCTGTGGTGTGACTGTGTTCTggaaagctgcaaaataaattatttctgcaagTTACTTCAAAGAGCAAATATAAACGAATCTATTTATAGTCTCTAATGATAGACTGTGCATCACGTCTGTGGCTTTTCCACTGTTAGCTCTTGAGCTGctatagaaaatatattttttttcctcttaataaaaatctgaaaatgacCAGCATTCCTgacatctgtttctttttgaatAAAGAAATGACGGTGCCCTCCTCACTGAAAACACTGTGCTGTGTGAATTGAGAGAATAAGAAAAGCCTGCTCACTCAATGACACAAGAACATTGATTACTCTTGTGGTGTGGTTGAACAGATGGGCCTTCAGTGGGATTTCCCGCTGACGCAAATTGGGAAGTCAAGCTAGTAACACTGTCCTGTTGCTGCTTTCAGCAAAGTCATGCCGAAGCTTGTGTCATGTTTGACAGTAGGTGCAACTACGTTTATACAGATGACCACTTTCCTTGGAGTTGGAACTGGATTTGCTTTCCCCTGTTAGAATTCTTCCACCTTTTTTTGAATAGCTTTACCCTAGGATTCAAGCTTCATTCTTTATAATGAAGAATTAAGTACTTTTGAAATCAAACTCAAATTCTTGAGCCAGTAGTTGTTCAAGGGAGAGGGAGCAGAGGACTGCAGATGTATGCACAGGCCACTTGCCTGAAAGaaaaggtgtttgtttttttttttatattgtttggtttggggtttttttatgccCAGTTTTTCTTGTGTTGGTCTTGTGCTAGGCATGCatgggcttttgttttctggcttCTTTTCCTCACCTCTGTGGCATGACAGCAGGAGGTTGTGGCCTTTGATtctaaggcaaaaaaaaatgcagttggtTGTTACATCTGTGAGACTTGGTTTCACACTGTATCTCTGCAACCCTAATGTTGTTCTTGCCTAGGTGAGTTGACTTTGCTTAAGATGGCATCACTGATTActtcctctcttcctgctgagttttcttttcagaagttGAAGGGAGGAAATCTGTGCTTTGTCTTGATTCTTCTCTTGGCTTTGATCCTGTTGGAGGGATGGGTGCCGTCACAATcgtttttctctgcctgctggGCCCTGCATATTCTGAGCTAGCAGTGAGTTGGCTGTGAGCATTTAGTGTGTGACACTGGGTACTGTCTCTGCTGAGATTCACAAGTTCTGTGAGGAGAGTTCAGACTGCTTCTGGGAATGTTTCGTGAAGGTCCTGGAGTCTGTGGAAATGCATGCTAAAATGCTTGTGGGGGGCAAGCTGGGCTGTTAGACTTAGCTCTGTACTGCTCATCTGTTCTGTCCTGAGATAAGAGTTGTGCGCACGTTGTCTTCCAGCCTAAGAGAAGGGATGCAGGTGTAGTTCTGGCAAAAAGGGTTCAAAGCCACCTGTGGCGCTGTagctggctggagagcaggacCTGGTGCTGCACTTGGCATTTGTTGTCTGGAGGGAGAAACCTGAATAAGGTCATTTATTGTTGAATCAGTGTGTGTCAGAGCTTGAACTGAAGAGAACGTTAAATGGTGGACGGGCACCAGCTTTGTGGCAGCATGTCCAATCTGGGTAAACTGTGGAAATGGTGCCACAGAGTaaagagcagggcaggggttgGCAGCGGTCAAGTGAGAATGGAGTGCTACTTAAATCAggtcaagaaaagaaaaaatgggacTTTGCACAGTTTTAGACATTCTATAAACTTAAGAAATGGGACATCTAGGCCTGCATGGTAGGTACTTCAGCAAGTTTTTGGAAGGAAGATGATGAGTGGCGTGCTGCGATACCTATGTGCAACAGGTACAGAAAGGACACTGGGCAATGCTATATTTAAAGCAACAATGGGAAAACCTTGTCACCAAATCACATTTCTTGCTGAGCGGCTTCATTTGTCGCTACAGGATTCCTGTGGAGTGGAATCAAGGCTTGATTCGGGTGGAGAGAGTTACTGGCACTGCGTTACTACTCACCGATGGCGCTGGTGACAGATGCTGCCCTGTGTGGGGTGTTCGGTGTACCTGCGAAGGCATGAAACGTGGCAGTAGCAGGAAACTTGACTATTGAGCAGTATAACTAAATACAGTACATGCCATCTTTGTCCCTTTGTGATTCACCATGAGCTTGTGTGGAGCAGGCTTCACACCTTTCCTGACAGTTGTAAATTGAATGTGACTTGAAACACCAGGTGGATATTTTGGAGCTACAGGCTTTATTAGTCTGCAAAAGTGTTACTTACTAATGCCCACAATAGTCTATATAATAAAGCAAAAAGGAGATGTCTGATTATGTCCTCTCTGACTTTAAGCCACCAAGGTCTTGGCATCCTCAGCACAGGTGTTTGGACTAGTTTTCAGCTTCTAGGATCAGCAGTGAACTTGTAGACTTCCTGAGGATGGGCAAAATAGCCAGTTGCTTAGCTGCTGTGAGGTTTGGAGCTGGCAATCTCTCAGTGCGGTGCTGCTCTCAAGGATAGAGGACTTATTTGCCAAACATAGTGTGGGCTGCACCTGGATTGCATCATCGCATGGGGCTAAATATTAAGTGCTACTTGTTGAATTCCTTGTAAGTGGGGAAGTCAGTGGAGTACCTGTTTACACCCTGCCAGTTTCAGTGCTGAAAAGCTTGATGtgtctattttatttcttcacgGGCTCATTTTGTCATAATGCCTATGTGCCTTCTTCCATGGAAGAGTCTTAATGCTGCTCAGGTGTTTTCTATGCACTTGCTCTCTTGATTCCAAATCGGTTTGGTCATTGTAATTTCCCTTTTAATACTTGTGTTTCTTTCCCCTTGAATCAGTACTTTTGAACACTCATCTCGGATGAACCCCAGCATCCCTGGATGGAAGGCATGTATTCTAATTCAAGGCAAGgcatgaaaataacatttctctttggaaaataaGAGCTTTTTGAACTCTTGCTGGGTGGGAAACTGAAAGTTCTTTGAAGAGGGTCTGAATGGCCACGGTACTCtcaagggagaaaggaagatttgAGCCTTGGTGGTTCAACTACTTTACAAATCTCCCTTTTAAAAAACTGGGCTTGAAAACACCTAAATTAATCTCTAGTGTGTGCTCAGAGATGTATCTTTCAAAAGGCTATATTGTTCTCTTGACAATGTCATGTTCAGCcccagcagagaagaaagtcTCTAATGAGGGCTTTGTCCTGTGACTGCTGTGGGTTTAAAGCTTCCTGTCTGCCTTTGGTCGGGAAGTCACAACGGGCTGTCTTCACCTCCTCACCCACGCCACTGGCCCTGGCAGCGCTGTAACCCCAGCATGTGCCTCTGGGGTTACTGCAACGTCACTGTCTGTGTTCGGGAAGATGCCAGAGGAAGCTCCTTCTTGTCCTAATGAGTCATTAACATTGTGTTCCAGAGTGTTTTCTAGCTCAGGAACTTGCCTAACTGAGGAGTGAAATTCGTATCGTTTTTTGGTCACTTTCTTTGATGTTGCTGTAAAAGTTTTTTGGTAGTacagaaaggcaggagaaaCTGCAATGTTGCTTCTCAGAATGCTTCCTCTAATGTAGTTCTACATTACTATTCATAGCAGTTCAGTTCTGTCTCACAGATCTTCTGTAAAGTATCTTCCTCATAAGTGTTCCCAGTCTTGATATCCCAACTCCCCATTATATCAAATGTCAGCCTATCTTGGAAAGAGAGCCCCTTataatagaaatttttttttttttgcagaggccTGAAGGTAGACAAGTCGTTGCTGAGATCATCTAGCAAGGACATGGCAATGgtatgaaaaacagaagttggctcccaagatttttattttagtgcttTGGCTATAAGATCATCCTTCCGTCTTTGCAGAGAAGGTCAGGAGAAATGAAGTTTGTCATTTCCCCACACCTCTTGCAGCTGAGCCTTGTTCTGCTTCAGTTGGTAGGATTTATTTCTTCACTTAAATAAGGGACCACTGGAGACAAGGTTCCCTGTTTCACTTCACCCTTAACAGAAAGCATCTTTCCGAGTGGATCGTACTACCCCCCCCTGCAAAGCTTAATttgtcttctttccttcccacatGGCAACCTGTCAGGATGGCGTAGCCTTTGCTGCTCTTAGGAGCCGTACAGTTCAGTGTTGCACGTGGGCTAATCATTGTAGAGAGACATTGTACTGTCCAAGACCATGATGAATTCTTTAAGGTTGCTTCAGCCTCTCCCAGTAGACAGCGTTATTCCAGAGCACTATTAGTTGAAGAGGCGATTAGTGTGTCTTTAAGTGAATGGTGCCAATGGAAATGGCATGTTAGGCAGGGCAGCTGCAAGCTCAGCCTGAAACACGACCACCCTTGAAACCCTATCCCTACTCCACTGACCCATGCAGGCTGACTTCATACTGTTGACTGACTGTGTGGGTTGCGTCAAAGCCTGAAATGTAACTGCTTCCTGGCAGCggggcaggtcctgcctgtATGACTGATAATGTCTTACTCGAAGCAGGGGAGAAATTGCATTTATGCATCTTTTCTGTAGCTGACCATGGAGGACTGAACTCGGTGGGTCCCTCTCGTGCCTGTGTCCCAGGTTACCCAAGTAgaaagtgtttgctttttccaCCTTGTGCTAAGTTAATGTCTGGGTGGTTCCAAATAcctataaaaaaatgaaaatgagagatGACATTTCCCAAGGATGCTTCCCAAGAGAGCCTGTGATCTGTGGGGTGGGAGAATCCTCTCTCAATTAGGATTTCCCCGCAAAACACACTTCCAAGTGTTACGCTCCCAAAGTTTTAGGCAGGATAGTCTCTTCTTCATGATAGATGAAGCTGTGTCCCAGTGGCTCATTTACTCCTGCTTTATCCCTTGTAATCACAACTGTCTGCCTGTGCAGAGCTTCACCTCATGCCCCATGGTCTAATACACCCCATGAGATGGAGCTTCCTGGAGCAAGAGGAGGTTGTGCTGCAGTGCCTGGAAAGCATTTCTCGAGAACCAGCCTCTCTTCTGTTAAgtccctgctgctgctacaAGCTGCAGTGGGCAAAGGGGGtgacctttttccttttttgtgctGGGTGAAAGTCACTCTCTCATAGGAGTGCAGAGTGGTGCGGAGCCACTCCAGCGGTGCTGGAGCTTGCCGCGATAAGCTGgttgttttctcctctcctttcccctcctcgCACTGCGCCAGGCTTATCTGGGCGCCTGAGTTATGTTAAGTAGCGGGTGCGTGCCTGCTCTCTGTTCTCCTCGCTGCTTTTGCTCCTTGGATTTCAATTCCAAACATGGTTATCCATTTGGGGTCTCTCTCCTTCCCGCTGCCAAGTGATACACATTCCACACTCAACACCAGCTCCCTCCGCTGCTCTCTCACGGTCGCTATTTCCAGTACTTGAGGGCAGGCGAGAGAGGCAGTGCAACGAGATCTCTGTCCAGTCTGTGAGTTTTCCAGCTAATGgcctctgctctttctttgACTGAGCTCTTTTGGCCTCATATTTGCCAGCTCCTTTTCTCACTGGTCTGGCTAAGGAGGGGGCCAGCTGCCAGTTTGTGAGTGAGCCACGAAGAGGAGAAACGAGCCCTTTGGGGATTTTTCGGGCACAAAAACGTTCAGCGGCACCTTAACATGTTGGTCTGAAGCACGCTGCTGTGGGACTGGCCAGTGctcaagaggaggaggaggaggaacaacaGCTATCCAGCAGTTCTGTTTTCAGACCTCTGCAGCACCCTTTGTGTATGACAGTTCATTTTGAGCGCAGGATGGCCAGGGagggtggggagtggggaaggaggagtgCAAGCAGCCTCTCTTGGGACCAGGCTGTTCTCCAGCCTCCTGTGTGCGATGCCTGGAAGGAGATCATGGAGGGAGCAGCCTACCAGCTGGCCAGCTGCATCGTCCTCCTGGGTTACATGGGGGGAAGTGGCATCTTTGGGTCCCTCTATATCTTTGGCCTCCTGGCTCCAGGCTACTTTTGCTAtgctctgtggggctggctgaGCGTCTGTGGGCTGGATATCTTCGTCTGGAACATGCTGCTCGTCCTCGCTTGCTTGCTTCAGCTGGCTCACCTGGTTTACCGGCTCCGCAGAGACACCATCCCAGAAGAGTTTGACCTCCTCTACAAGACCATGTACCTGCCCTTGCAGGTACCCCTGGAAGTCTACAAAGAAATTGTGAAGTGCTGTGAAGAGCAAGTCCAGTCACTAGTCAGAGACCAGAATTACGCGGTGGAGGGCAAGACGCCCATTGACCGCCTCTCATTGCTGCTGTCTGGCAGGTAAAGCCTCTCCTGTATCTCAACAAAGTCTGACAGCAAAGCGCTGTGGCTTGTTGCATTTTCATCCTCTGTAGAAACTGGGGTGAGGattgtttccttcctctgaaaGGGCTTTGAGATAGGCATCTGTTTGTTGGTGGGAGGGGGGTAATTTgcttttggggttgtttttgttttctttgttttttctaaatcaCAATATTTCAGGGAATGGCTTGCAGACCCAAGCTACGTGCAGTGAAACAGCCAACTCAGCCTTGCCTGTGATACTGTCCAGGAATCCTTACctctttctgtcattttaaagTGATCTTGTTTCTGATGGGAGCAGACTGGCTGTGAGAGAGTGTTTCTCAAGGCAGGAAGGCACTGTGTCTGGACCTGTGGTCTCTGGGGATGCCAGACACACCTCTGTGATGTGAACAGCTGTGTACTCAGTACCCTGAGTCCTCAGTTCACCTGAAACTCCTGCTGGCCAGCAGTGTTCGGGGAGAGGCTCCATCCGTGTTCCCAACACCTCAACCTTCAAGGGTCTGAGATTTTTCACTTTGAGGGTTATTTCTTCAAAAGAGAGAGCTTTCCTGTGACGGATCCCACCTCATTGGgcctttctttccctgtgctgtCTTGGACTCATGATTTCCTTCCTCTGGATCACGAAGGAGGACCTTGGGGACCTCTAGATAGTcacactggggatttgattaTTGAGTGAACTATGCTGATGAAGTACCTGCATTTGTTCATCTGAGATCCTGCAGCATGCCTTTACGAGCATATCTCTTAATGATTTGCAAAATCCAAAAGCATACAAATAGTAATGATACTggcttcccagctgctgccagggacGTGGCACAAATGTCAAGTGAGagtgggaaaggaaggagagtgTGATGAAAGGATGAGAGATGATGAGAATGCTCCCATCTGTAAATAGGAGCAGTGCTGAGCTGTAGGAGGTGTCTCACAAGGATTTTCCTTTGGTAAGACAAACCCAGCATCAGCTGGGGCTCGTGTTTTACTGCAGTGGTCCATCCCCTCTGGTGAGGGGGTCAAAAAAAGGAAGGGCTGTCCTTCCTTTTTTTGGTCTTCGTCCCTTTTTTGGGATGCGTTAAGAGCATCCTGGGACCACTGAGCAGTGCTGAATGGCAAAGCACTGGGAGGAAATTGGGTATGTGTGTTTCCACTAGGTGTCTTTCGCCTTACCAAACATCTGTGCTGAGCAGCTTGCTCTGAAGTTTACTGTATCTGCAAATAATGTTAGCAGGAAAGAGTCTGTGCTGTCTTGTCCTGCTCTGGATAATTTGATACTGCTCTGTGGACATGAAAGTGCTCCAATGGACAGTAAGCCAGTGCTGGTGGGGTAGTTGTTCTGCTCTCTTTTGCAGTGGGAAGTATGCATCTTGGCTAGTATAGGATGCTCTGTAGAGATGGGATTGGATTTGCATTTCCTGCTACCCACCCTATTGCCTTGTGAGGTGCTTGCTGACCCAGCAGAGCATTGCTACTATTATGGTGCCCCCTCTTAAACTGAACAATAGCAAGACAAGTGGGGTTCAGAAATGCAGAACATGCCTGGATCAGGAAGCCTGCCTTGTGATCCCTGACCCTTCCAGGCTGCACTCCCAGCTGACTGGAAGCCAACAGTGTAACTCCTGAAAGCAAGAATTGCCTTTGTGCATTGTACAATAGGGGTTACGTGGCgacagggagggaagaggcCCCAAATCTGGTGGTGCAGAGCTATGAATAGAGCTTCAGAGTGCCCTGCCATTTCCCCAGGCCTgtgctgctctcctcctctgctcccacagcacagctgggtGCAAGTTTGACTGTGACATTGGTAGGCGTTGTAGCAAAAGTAGGGGAAAGGGACACTTGGGAGGCCAAGAGTGCCTGAATGGTAATATGCAGCAAACTATGAGCTCACAGTGTGATGTGTCAGGAATGATGGCCAATGTAATTTTTGGGGTTCTGTGTGTAACAGCTTCCCAGCATCGAGGCAGGGAATGCCCTCATGCAACCCTGAGGACGGGAAGAAGATGCAAGTACAAAGAGCCACAGGCTGGCTTAGAAGTACgtaaaaagcagcagagcattGTGGGCTGAGAAGTCCTGGTTTATGACCAAGCATTGCACCTGTGAGCGCTGGCTTTGtagcaggaaacagaaaacagatggaATATGGAGAAGTGGCGGCAAATATTTCCCACAGAGAAAGGAGGGACAGCCCCGTAGACTGGAGCATCTGCAACTGTCCCGGAGAGGGTATGAGACACGCGTGAGATGAGAAGTTCTTTCCTCTCTGGTGGGGCCAGCTGCCTGCACATTGTGTGAGCTGATTGGGTTCATGTGACATCTATTCTGTGGCCTAAGCCTGTGCGCCTCACCTGTCCTCTCTGCAGGGTCCGAGTGAGCCAGGACGGACAATTCCTTCACTACGTCTTTCCGTACCAGTTCCTGGACTCTCCAGAATGGGAGTCGTTGCGACCATCTGAGGAAGGAACTTTCCAGGTAACCCCTCATGGCCCCACAGGAGCCCAGCTTCACTCCTTGCTGCTTTGTTACATGTCTAAGAAGGGGATGGAGGGGGTTCATCATGCCATTCAAAGGTAACCAGGAGTactttcctcccctttctcaTGGTTTAGCCAGCACAGGGTGGTGTGATCAGCTGTGTTATCTTTTTTCTACCTTCCTCTGAAGACCTCAGCGCGCGCTTCTATTATCAGCTGATAGCAGGGAGGGTGGAACATAGTGCTCGTTCCAGTTGAGCAGGGAGACAAGGTATCAGCTTGCTGTCTCTTCCATTACAGTGTTCCCTCACACCTGTATTGATGTTTTTGCCCTGCACACTGCTAGCAGGGTGCATTGTTCCAGCATCAGGATGGAAGCCATGGCAATATTCAGCAGTGATGTAAATCCATAAATATCCTGTTCCTCACAGAAGTTTCTGATGGTGATGTGTTTGGGGTAGAGAGGCAGAAAGGATGATTCACACCCGAATATGGTTCTTTCTGAGCAGAAGAATTCCTTGCTGAGAGGCCAGACCAATTCTTCATTGCAGCAACTGAAAGGATTTTGCTCTTGCTGTCAACACCCCACAGTATTTGTTTGGCTTTCCTTCTGGAAGAGATTGCTTAAGCCCTCATCTCTCTGCCTTTAACTCACAACCCAGGTCAGGCTGATCCCTGCCAGGATGTCACTCTAGAATATGTCAGGCAGGGCATATGAGGAAGGATTTTGCTAATCCTTTGGGAGTGTGGGACAGTCATGAGGGAATGATGATGCTTTCTCATGAGGGCAGTCACATTCAGGCTTGGTTAAACCAGGACAGCTCTCCGAATCTGCTTTCCTTGGGTCTGAATTAGTCCCATGTGTTAAAGGGTCATGGAATTTGCTCCTGAAAGCTATGCCGTTGCCAGTGGTTATGGTCTTGCAGGAGTACCAGTTGCAGGAGATGGCTAACCATATTACCATGGCACAGGGCTACAGCTTGTGAGCAGAAATAGGGATGTCAGCTAAGATAACAGGGTAGAGAAGGCAACTGCAGCATGGTTGTGCAAGGGATGAGAATAATCTCATGGTTTGCACAGGGCTTCAATCTGGCAGCAGATTGCTGCTAGCTCCTGGACTGTACTTGCTTAAGGGTCGAGCAGAGACAACAACAGCTGCCCGGTGCTCCTGGCAGGGAAATGGCCATCTGGATGGCATGCAACCTGCAAGGGCATGTGCAGCATTTTCTGAACTAATTTCTGTGGAACTGAAGGTTCCCACACCTCCAGAGTGTCTTTATCTGCAGTGCGTGAGACAGCTTGGGAGCAAGCTGGTGCCAGGCTGCACCAGTCCTGCCAGCACCATACTCTAGGCCCCTCCTGCTCAGTGAGACAGGGCTGGTCAGGGAAATCGGCTGTGCCTGGCACCCAGATTGGGATCTCAAGTCCTAGGTGGGAAAAGGCTGCAGTCGTGTGCTAGAAATGCCTAAAATCCACATCTGCTTACTGAGGAGCATGAAAAAGTAGCAGCCTGTGTGAGACCCGCATTCAGCAGGTGAGACTTGACTAGTCCATATTCTTGGCAGGACATTACTCTTGAGGGCTGTGCTCAGCCATGGtgatgtgctgcttttggcagCTGTTTAACCCAGTAGTCCCTCTTACCTGAGTAGTTAATAGAACTCTGTGGCATATCTCAACCTTATTCCTAGCATCACAATCATTTGGTTAAAAAAGTGCATGCTTGACTCTGGACTTTGCTGGGGGAGGGCATGGAAGGTTTTTGTTGCCCATGTTTTCCCCATGGCTCTCAGAATTGAGCAGTTTCAATCCTGAGCCCACTGAAAAAGGGCAGAAGCACAACTCAGTCTACAAGGAGAGCCAGTTTCCTTGAGCTTTCTGCTTTGGCTGTGTCTTCTTCCCATGGGACTGCTGGCTCCCAGTGCCTGAAGGAGTTGGGTTTCAGGGCTAGCGTTTCCCCCCAAAGGCTGGATTATGAGCTCTGCTGATGCCAGAGCACCTCCGTTGGGGGGATTCATGACTGAAATCTGTCCTGCTGCTCTGGTTTGGAGGCAGGTTTTCTTATTACATCTCACTTAATCCCTCACGAGAAGCAGAGACTTTCAATTCCCATGCCAGAAAT encodes the following:
- the POPDC2 gene encoding popeye domain-containing protein 2 isoform X1, with protein sequence MTVHFERRMAREGGEWGRRSASSLSWDQAVLQPPVCDAWKEIMEGAAYQLASCIVLLGYMGGSGIFGSLYIFGLLAPGYFCYALWGWLSVCGLDIFVWNMLLVLACLLQLAHLVYRLRRDTIPEEFDLLYKTMYLPLQVPLEVYKEIVKCCEEQVQSLVRDQNYAVEGKTPIDRLSLLLSGRVRVSQDGQFLHYVFPYQFLDSPEWESLRPSEEGTFQVTLTAETDCSFITWPRKKLYLLLRKDRYVSRLFSSHLGYDISEKLYSLNEKLFAKFGLRFDIRLPSLYHVLRPASSEGESEDCEEPPPTSGQAGASEPPPQPPPPPPPAPHPRASRPDSDLLGEDSTSLVLEDFAELPGSFMDYVSEGEYMK
- the POPDC2 gene encoding popeye domain-containing protein 2 isoform X2, which translates into the protein MTVHFERRMAREGGEWGRRSASSLSWDQAVLQPPVCDAWKEIMEGAAYQLASCIVLLGYMGGSGIFGSLYIFGLLAPGYFCYALWGWLSVCGLDIFVWNMLLVLACLLQLAHLVYRLRRDTIPEEFDLLYKTMYLPLQVPLEVYKEIVKCCEEQVQSLVRDQNYAVEGKTPIDRLSLLLSGRVRVSQDGQFLHYVFPYQFLDSPEWESLRPSEEGTFQVTLTAETDCSFITWPRKKLYLLLRKDRYVSRLFSSHLGYDISEKLYSLNEKLFAKFGLRFDIRLPSLYHVLRPASSEGESEDCEEPPPTSGQAGASEPPPQPPPPPPPAPHPRASRPDSDLLASGNLLWSSPHPFCKGQAPLAPTQTPEL